The segment TTGACACTGGCGCTGACGTGCTCCAGCGCCCGCGCCTGCTCATCCAGCACGAAAGGCTGTTCGCCATAGGGGTAGTCGATGGCCGGCGTAATGGTTTTCTTGTTGCCGGGGTAGGTGATCTTGTAGGTATGGGTGAACACCAACGCCTGGCCATTGGACAACCCCAGCATCACCATCGGGCTGCCTGGCTGATCGGTACCGATCGAAGACACCTGTACGCCGGCAGGGATGGGCAAGTCGACGCGTTCGAGCGCTGCGCCGGTCTTGGTATCGAAGAACAGCACCTGGCCCTTGTCCGAAACCCGCATGCCAACCAGGTTCTGCTCCTCGAGGGCGATCATCAACGGCTTGCCCGCCTCCTCTTTGAGCCAGGCAGGCTGCAATGCCTGCCTGCTGGTCAGCTCGGCGCCCTGGAACAACGGCAGTACCACGTACGCCAGGTAAAAGAAGATCAAGGTGATCGCAGCCAGCACTGCCAGCCCGCCTACCAGCACGTACCAGCGCGTCAGGCGGTCCTTGAGCGCACGCAGGCGGCGCTTGCGCTGCAACTGCGGGGTATTGAAATCGATGCGTGCAGGCTGGGAATCTTGGGTCATTGTGGAGTTGGCCAGATCATTCATGGGGCACACCCTAGCGGTCCCGTATGACAAAAACATGACAATGCAGTGACGCACGAAAGCCCGAAGCACAGTAAGGCTGGCCCCGGGCTGGGAGTGCTGAAGAGGCTAGCTCAACGGCTTGCCCCTGCAGGGTTCGATTACTGCTTGGCGACGTTGCCGGCGTGGGACAGGCCCAGGTCGGCCAGGGTCTTGTCGACGACTTTGGCAGGCAGCGGGATGTAGCCATCCTTGACGACCACCTGCTGGCCGGCCTGCGACAGTACCAGCTTCACGAATTCGGCCTCCAGCGGGGCCAGCGGCTTGTTCGGTGCCTTGTTGACGTAAACGTACAGGAAGCGCGAAAGCGGGTAGCTGCCGTTCAGGGCGTTGGTCTCGTTGTCCTCGACGAACTCGCCGCCGTCTTTCTTGGCCAGCGGCACGGTCCTGACGCTGGCCGTCTTGTAGCCGATGCCCGAGTAGCCAATGCCATTGAGCGACGAGCTGATGGACTGCACCACGGAGGCGGAACCGGGTTGCTCATTGACGTTGGGCTTGAAGTCCCCTTTGCACAGGGCTTCTTCCTTGAAGTACCCATAAGTGCCGGACACCGAGTTGCGGCCGAACAGCTGGATCGGCTTGTTGGCGAGGTCGCCGGTTACTCCGGCATCGCCCCAAGTCTTGATCTCGGCCTTGCCACCACACAAACGAGTCGAGGAGAAGATGGCATCGACCTGGGCCATGGTCAGGCCCTTGATCGGGTTGTCCTTGTGCACGAACACCGCCAGGGCGTCGACCGCAACCGGGATGGCGGTCGGTTTATAGCCGTACTTCTGCTCGAACGCCTGCAATTCGACGTCCTTCATCTTGCGGCTCATGGGGCCGAGGTTGGCGGTGCCTTCGGTCAGCGCCGGTGGCGCCGTGGAAGAGCCCGCTGCCTGAATCTGGATGTTGACGTTCGGGTATTCCTTTTTGTAAGCCTCGGCCCACAGGGTCATCAGGTTCGCGAGGGTATCGGAGCCGACGCTGGAGAGGTTGCCCGAAACACCCGTGGTCTTGGTGTAGGTCGGGATAGCAGGATCGACAGCGGCCACTGCGTTGGCGGTTGCAACGCCAGCGGCGGCAAAGGTAAGGGCCGCCATCAAACGCTTCAATTTCATACCTTGCTCCTAGCTGGAATGGGGGTGCTGAGAGGGAACGGGGGCCAGTATCTGCAGCGCGCATGAACACGATATGACTTGATTGTGACAATTGGATGAAATGCCATCATCGTGTCGAAGCGCTGCCTGCAGGGAGCAAGTGTCAGTGGGCAAGGCGATTCAACGCTTTTTGGCGAGCAAGTACAGACCTACCGAAAAGCCGACCACGCACAGTACAGCCACATAGTAAGCAGGCGCCATGGGGCTGACTTTCAGAAGCCCGGTTACCGCCATCGGCGTCAGGCCGCCGAAGATGGCATAGGCGACGTTGTAGGAAAACGACAAGCCGCTGAAGCGCACCGCAGCCGGGAATGCCTTTACCATCACATAGGGCACTGCGCCGATCACACCCACGCACAAGCCGGTCACCGCATACAACGGGAACAACAGCTCCGGCCGCGTTGGCAAGCTGTGGTAGAACGCCCAGGAACTGACCAGCAACATCAGGCTACCGATGACGAACACACGGCCTGCACCGAAGCGATCGGCCAGGCTACCGGCGCCAATGCAACCCAGGCTCAACAGCACGATCGCCAGGCTGTTGGCCTTGAGCGAGTCGGTAGGACTGATGTGATAGATGCTCTGCAGCAAGGCTGGTGTCATGAGGATCACCACCACGATGCCTGCCGACAACACCCAGGTCAGCAACATGGACAGCACGATGGGCCCGCGATGATCGCGCAGCACGGCCCGAAGCGGCAGCCCTTCGGCCAGGGCCTTGCGTTGCTGCATTTCTGCGAATACCGGGGTTTCATGCAGCCAACGGCGCAGGTAAACCGAAAACAGACCGAACACGCCGCCCAGCAGGAACGGGATTCGCCAGGCATAGCTGGCCACTTCTTCAGCGCTGTAGACGCTGTTGATCAAGGTCGCGACCAGCGAGCCCAGCAAAATACCGGCAGTCAAACCGGCAGTGAGCGTGCCGCAGGCATAACCGGTATTGCGCGCCGGCACATGCTCCGAGACGAATACCCAGGCGCCTGGCACTTCCCCGCCGATGGCCGCCCCCTGGATCACCCGCATCAACAGCAACAGGATCGGCGCCCACAGGCCAATCTGCGCGTAGGTCGGCAACAGGCCCATGATCAAGGTGGGCAGGGCCATCATGAAGATGCTCAGGGTGAACATCTTCTTGCGGCCCAGCAGGTCGCCAAAATGCGCCATGATGATGCCGCCCAGGGGCCGTGCCAGATAGCCTGCGGCGAAAATGCCGAACGTCTGCATCAACCGCAGCCACTCGGGCATGTCGGCCGGAAAGAACAGCTTGCCAACCACGGTGGCGAAGAACACAAAAATGATGAAGTCGTAGAACTCCAGCGCACCGCCCAGTGCAGATAGTGAAAGGGTCTTGTAGTCACTGCGGGTCAGCGGCCGCGGGGCCTGCTCGATACTGCTCGGCGCGGAAGTCATCACGGTTATTCTCTTTATAGGGCAAGGCCACACGGGATGCGGCTTGTTCAAGGCGAAGGCGAAGATAGCAAATTGCCGGACACGGCTGAAAGCGACACGCAATCCTTACCGACCTGCAAGAACGCATGGTCGTCGCTCGCGTAGATGCTCTATATACTGGCGTTTCGTACGAAATGTGTCCTGCTAGCGTGGGATATTGTGCGAAAACACCGGTCACTATACTCAGACGGTTTCGAAGCATTTCCCACGGCCGTCCCGTCATACGAATCGGCGTAGTATGTTGTCAGCTGAATCGTTTACCGGCCTAAGCGCCGCATCCAAGAAAAGCGTCACGGGTCAGAGGCCCCCACCGCATGATTGAGCTCGAACAAGAAGATCCAATTCCGCAGGGCGACCTTGCTCTGCAGATCACCGCACTGCCACGGGAAACAAACGGCTTTGGCGATATCTTCGGCGGCTGGCTGGTCGCCCAGATGGACCTGGCAGGTACCGCCATGGCCAGCCGTGTTGCCGGTGGCCGCGTTGCCACCGTGGCGATAGATCGCATGGCGTTTCTGGTACCGGTGGCCGTGGGCGCACAGTTGTCTTTCTATACGCAGACGCTGGAGATCGGACGCAGCTCCATCCAGATGATGGTCGAAGTATGGAGCGACGATCCACTGTCCAGCGAATGGCGCAAGGTGACCGAAGCCGTCTTCGTCTTCGTCGCCATCGATGGCAGCGGCCGTACCCGTTCCGTCCCTCGTCGCTGAGGCCTGCCGGCGGTAAACTCATTGCCTGCGACCGGGTCCAAGGCCCACTGGCAACTAATGAGATGACGCAATGGCCACCTTCCAGGTATCGACCGAGCAACATGGCGAGCTTCACTGCTGGCGTATCCGCAGCAGCTTCGCCGAACTACTGATCGCCCGCCAGGGTGCGCAGGTCCTCAGCTATCAGCGCACTGGCGAGCCGCCATTGCTCTGGTTGAGCGACGAGGCCATTTTCCGCCAGGGGAAGTCGGTTCGGGCAGGGGCGCCTGTGTGCTGGCCCTGGTTCGGCAACCTGCAGCGCAACCCCGAAACCGTGCAGTCCATGTACCACGCTGAACACGCGCCAGCCCATGGGCTTGTCCGGACGCGTGACTGGCAATTGCTGGGCGTTGAGGAAGTGGGCGAAAGCCTGCGGATCGAGTTCGAAATGGCCGAAGCGCAAGGTGGGTTGCCCGGGTGGCCGCACACTGTGGAGCTCAAGCTGGTGGTCGTGCTGGACGCGGCGTTGACGCTGCAACTGACCAGCCGCAACCTTGGCCATAGCCCGGTCACCCTCAGCCAGGCCTTGCACAGTTACTTTGCAGTCAGTGATGTGCGCCAGGCCGAGGTCCACGGTGTCGAAGGTTTGTCTTACATCGAAACCCTGTCCGACTGGCAACAGCGCCATCAGGAGGGCGCGCTGGTGTTTAGCGGCGAGACGGACCGGATCTATCTGAATACGCCGCAAACGTTGAGCATCGTCGACCCGTCCTGGGGCAGGCGGATCATCCTGACCAGCAGCCGATCCCGTTCAGCGGTGATCTGGAACCCCTGGACCGCACGGGCCAAGGAATTACCGGACATGGCCGATGACGGCTGGCAGCGCATGCTGTGCATCGAGACGGCGAACGTATGGGATGACGTGGTGCAGTTGCAGCCCGGGGCCAGCAGCTCGCTGGGGGTCAGGATCGATTGTGAAGTGATCTCAAAGGCCTAGTCCCACACACGCCTCAAAGATCGGCGTCCACCACTACCCGCACCTTCGCGGCGTCCAAGGCATAGGCCGCGTCGGCCAGGTCGTTGCTGACCTTTTCCACCTTCAGCGTGCCGCTGACCCACACCGGTGTGTAGATGTCATCGATCTTCAGCCCTTTTGGGTAGCGCACCAACACCAGCTGGTTAGGTGGTGGTGGCGGGACGTGGATGCACGCACCAGGGTAAGGCACCAGAAAGAACAGGGTGCTGTTGCCCTTTGCATCGCTTTCAAGCGGCACAGGGTAGCCGCCCAGGCGAATGTCCTTGCCGTTGAGGGCAGGCACGGTTTTGGTCGAGTACATGACCGCAGGCAACCCCTTGCTCTGCTTCAAGCCGCCTTTGGCGGTGAAGGTACCCATGGCTTCAGGGGAGTTGTGGTCGATTTCAGGCATCTGCTCGAGTGCCTTTTGGTCCGACTTGGGCATCAATTCCAGCCAGTCGGTCTCGGGCAGTTCGGCATGGGCCAGGGAACTGGCCGACAACAGGAGGGCAATGAAGAAGGCACGCATGGAATGCTCGGCAACTCGGGATGAATTGCCGGCATTCTAACCAGTATTCAGCGTTTCTTGATGAATCCGTAGATCACCAGGAGGATGATGGCGCCTACCAGTGCACCAAAGAAGCCGGCTGCCTGACCTGCCTGATAGATACCAAGCGCCTGACCGCCATAGGTGGCCAACAGCGAGCCAGCGATACCGAGCAGGATGGTCATGATCCAGCCCATGCTGTCGTCGCCCGGTTTGATGAAACGAGCCAGCAAGCCGACGATGAGGCCGATGAAAATGGTTCCGATGATACCCATGGCAATCCCCTTGCAGTAAAGATGGAACACGCCAAAGCCTAGGCTGCGCTTTGGCGTGTTGCCACTTCAGAGGGCCCGCCGGATGCAGAAGTTCGAATTGACGCTCGATCAGTTGCCGATCAGCGCCTGCACTTGCGCAATCTTGTGCTCGAGCGTGGTCATGTCCTGGCACCGCAATGTGGCATGTCCGACCTTGCGCCCGGCCTTGAACGCCTTGCCATAGTGGTGCAGGTGGCAGTCGTCGATGGCCACGACCTGCTCCACTGGGGGAACTTCACCGATGAAGTTGAGCATGGCGCTCTCGCCGACCTTGGCCGTGGAACCCAATGGCAAACCGGCGATGGCACGCACGTGGTTTTCGAACTGGCTGCACTCGGCGCCTTCGATGGTCCAGTGCCCGGAGTTGTGCACGCGCGGTGCAATTTCATTGGCCTTGAGCCCGCCGTCGACCTCGAAGAATTCGAACGCCATGACCCCGACATAATCGAGTTGTTGCAACACGCGACCGACGTAGTCTTCAGCCAGCGCTTGCAGCGGGTGCGCCTGACTGGCGACCGACAGGTGCAGGATGCCGCTATTGTGCGTGTTGTGCACCAGCGGGTAGAACCGTGTTTCGCCATCGCGGGCCCGGACAGCGACCAGCGATACTTCACCGGTAAAGGGTACGAAGCCTTCGAGCAGGCACGGCACGTTGCCCAGTTCGGCAAAGGTGCCTACCACGTCCTGCGCGGTGCGCAGGACTTTCTGGCCCTTGCCGTCGTAGCCCAACGTCCGGGTCTTGAGCACCGCTGGCAGACCGATGCTCGCCACTGCGGCGTCTAGGTCTGCCTGCGACAGGATGTCGGCGAACGCAGGGGTGGGGATCCCCAGGTCACGGAACATGCTTTTCTCGAACAAACGGTCGCGGGCGATGCGCAGGGCCTCGGCACTTGGGTACACCGGCACGAACTGCGAAAGAAAAGCCACGGTCTCGGCCGGAACGCTCTCGAACTCGAAGGTAACCAGGTCAACCTGGTCGGCCAGCTGGCGCAGCTGCTCCTGGTCGCTATAGCCTGCGCGCAGGTGCTCGCCCAGAGAGGCGGCACAGGCATCAGGCGCCGGGTCGAGGAAGGCGAAGTTCATGCCCAGCGGAGTACCCGCCAGTGCTAGCATGCGACCCAGCTGGCCGCCTCCGATTACACCGATTTTCATGGGTTGAACCTCAAGCCTGACGCGGATCTGGGTTATCCAGCACGGTGTCGGTCTGTTCCGTGCGGAACTGCTTCAACGCCGCGTGGTACTGAGGGTGCTTGGCGCCGAGGATGCTGGCCGACAACAGCGCGGCATTGATCGCGCCCGCGCGGCCGATGGCCAGCGTGGCAACCGGCACGCCGGCCGGCATCTGCACGATCGACAGCAGCGAATCAACACCTGAAAGCATCGACGACTGCACGGGCACGCCCAGCACCGGCAGGTGGGTCTTGGCCGCGCACATGCCAGGCAAGTGGGCCGCACCACCGGCACCGGCGATGATCACCTCGATGCCCCGGCCGTCAGCTTCTTCGGCGTACTGGAACAGCAGATCCGGCGTACGGTGGGCGGAAACCACCTTCACCTCGTAGGGAATGCCGAGTCTTTCCAGCATATCGGCGGTGTGGCTAAGGGTGGACCAATCGGACTTGGAGCCCATGATCACGCCAACCAGTGCACTCATCGTCGAGCCTCTCCTGCAAGCGCCTTCTGGCGCGCTAAAAGCAACAAGCCACGCAGGTGGACCGGCGTGGCTTGTCATACGGATTATGAATCGACCAGGTCGGCCGAAGGCGCAGGATTGTAGCGTATTCATGAAGGGAGCGCCCACCCCCATAAGCACATGCCGGATCAAAGGGCAAGCTGTCTCGCGGGACAAGTTTTTCCCGCTGCTGCCTGGGCGCTGCACGCTGAATGCTAGGGCCTTCAATCAATGACCCAGGCAGGTGCACATGACTATTCCACGCCTCTCAACGATCTCGCTTGCCCTTCTGTTCAGTGTGCAGGCATTGAACGCTTCGGCAGCCCGTTCACTGACCGTCAACGTCTATATTCATGACGACTTGGCCGACATGCAGGACGCTCAACTGCACAACGACTACTTTGAGCATTGGCTTAAGGAAATGCGCCGTTTTACCGATCACCCCATTGAAGTGATCTTTCAGCGAAACGTACCTCTTATCACCGATATTGCGTATGCAGGCATGCCGTCGTCGCAAATACTGGAAGTGTTTACCGACGGCATCCATGAAAAAACGCGGCATAGCCCTTTTTCATTCGTGGACAAACACCTGCTGCTAACCCGCGACAGTTACGATCGAAGCGGTTGGAACTACAACGCTGGACTTGCCTACACGAAGCAGAACACGGCTATCTCATCAATCGCCGCGTATGGCGCTCCCGCCCATGAAATCGGCCACATGCTGGGCGCTACCCACGAAGATGCCGAACTTAAGTTCAACGGCTGGGTATGCGAAACCTACACTCACCCACGGGTAACCGCTCGCTCGAACTGCTATCGCTACAGCGACAAGAACCGCGCAACCATCGCGGATTATCTGAAATACAATTCAAAATGATGCCTCGCCTTGGACGCTGGTCGACTCCAGTTTGCGCCACAGCAAGCGCACGTTGGCCTTGCGGACCAAGGCGCAGCGATACAGGCGAATTTCCAGCGGCACGTGCCACTGGCTGCCACCGCAGATCGCAAGTTCCCCACGCTCCAGTTCACCGCGCATGGACAGTCGCGGTACCCATGCCACCCCCATCCCCTCCAGGGCCATGCTCTTGAGGCTGTCAGCCATGGCGGTTTCATAGACGGTGGTGTAGCGCAGATTGCGCTGGCGCAGCAGCAGGTTCACCGAACGGCCAAGGAAGGCGCCGGCGCTGTAGGCCAACAATGGCACGCTGGTTTCACCCTCTAGGGTGAACAACGGTTTGCCTGCGGCATCCACGGCACAAACGGGCAACATCTCGGTGGTGCCCATGTGCAGCGAGGGAAAGATTTCGGCGTCCATCTGCAAGGCTGCATCAGGGTCGTAGAACGCTAGCATCAGGTCGCAGCCGCCTTCCCTCAAGGCATGCACTGCATCGCCGACGTTGGTGGCAACAAGCCGGGTGGCGATGTTCAGCCCATCGTTGCGCAGCTGGGCCACCCAGCGCGGGAAGAAGCCCGACGCGAGCGAGTGCGCGGCCGCCACTTGAATCACTTCGCCCTGGCCACCCTCGAGATGATGCAAATGGCGAAGAATTTCGCTCAGTTGGTCGACAACCGTACGGGCTGTTACCAAAAACAGCTGGCCCGCCTCTGTCAGCTCGATAGGGGTGCGGGAACGGTTGACCAGGGTAAGCCCCAAGGCTGCCTCCAGGCTACGAATCCGGCGGCTGAAGGCCGGCTGCGTCACGAAGCGCCGCTCCGCCGCCTGGGAAAAACTGCGGGTTGAGGCCAGGGCACTAAAGTCCTCCAGCCATTTGCTTTCAAGGTTCATTGGGCCGCTCCCCTGCCGTGCACCAAAATGGAACACGCTCGAAAATCAATCGGCGTCACATCTATCATTATGCCGTTTGTGCATAGGTTAGCGTGCAACAGCATTGGCCGCAAAAACACCTTAGGGCCTAGGATTGGCGCCATTCCGGCATGTGCCGGGTCAAACTCGAGATGATATTTATCATGTCCGCTGCTGCATCGTTCCGCGTCGAAAAAGATCTGTTGGGCACCCTTGAAGTTCCTGCCGATGCCTACTACGGCATCCAGACCCTGCGCGCTGCCAACAACTTCCACCTCTCTGGCGTCCCCCTATCGCACTACCCCAAGCTGGTCGTGGCCTTGGCCATGGTCAAGCAGGCGGCTGCCGATGCCAACCGTGAGCTGGGCCACCTGAGCGATGCAAAGCACGCTGCCATCAGTGCAGCCTGCGCCCGTCTGATCAAGGGCGACTACCACGAGCAGTTCGTGGTCGACATGATTCAAGGGGGTGCCGGTACCTCCACCAATATGAACGCCAACGAAGTCATCGCCAACGTTGCGTTGGAGGCCATGGGTCACCAGAAGGGTGAATACCAGTACCTGCACCCCAACAACGATGTGAACATGGCGCAGTCGACCAACGACGCCTACCCCACCGCTATTCGCCTGGGCTTGCTGCTGGGCCACGACGCCCTGCTGGCCAGCCTCGACAGCCTGATCCAGGCCTTTGCTGCCAAAGGTAAAGAGTTCGACCACGTACTAAAGATGGGTCGTACCCAGCTGCAGGACGCCGTGCCGATGACTCTGGGCCAGGAATTCCGCGCCTTTGCCACCACCATGACCGAAGACCTCAACCGTCTGCGCTCGCTGGCACCTGAGCTGCTCACCGAGATCAACCTGGGTGGCACCGCGATTGGCACCGGCATCAACGCCGACCCGGGCTACCAAGCTCTGGCCGTACAGCGTCTGGCAACCATCAGTGGCCAGCCACTGGTACCGGCTGCCGACCTGATCGAAGCCACCTCCGACATGGGCGCCTTCGTACTGTTCTCCGGCATGCTCAAGCGCACCGCGGTCAAGTTGTCGAAGATCTGCAACGACCTGCGCCTGCTGTCCAGCGGCCCGCGTACCGGCATCAACGAGATCAACCTGCCGGCTCGTCAGCCAGGCAGCTCGATCATGCCAGGCAAGGTAAACCCGGTGATTCCTGAAGCCGTGAACCAAGTGGCCTTCGCCATCATGGGCAACGACCTGGCCCTGACCGTCGCGGCCGAAGGTGGCCAGCTTCAGTTGAACGTGATGGAGCCGTTGATCGCCTACAAGATCTTCGACTCGATTCGCCTGCTGCAACGCGCCATGGACATGCTGCGCGAGCATTGCATCGTCGGCATCACCGCCAACGAACAGCGCTGCCGTGAACTGGTCGAGCATTCGATTGGCCTGGTCACTGCCCTGAACCCTTATATCGGCTACGAAAACGCCACCCGTATCGCTCGCGTTGCCCTGGAAACCGGCCGCGGCGTGCTTGAACTGGTGCGCGAAGAGAAGCTGCTGGACGACGCGATGCTCGACGACATCCTGCGCCCGGAAAACATGATTGCCCCGCGTCTGGTTCCGCTCAAGGCCTGACCAGCACGTTGTAACCGTCTCACCAGGTCGAGGGACTAGACACCTCTCAACCTTTCCTAAGCCCGGGCGCATGCTTCGGGCTTTTTTTTGCCCGCCCGGTGCCGGTTGGCAGGCATTGACGGCACTCGGCATACAACTTGCTCGGTAATGCGTCCCAGACCTACGGGACCACCCAGCATGCTGCACAGCCACCTGACCACCCTCAACGCGGTTTCGCTGATTCTCAACGTCTTCCAGGCTCAAGGCTGCGAAGCCTCGGAGCTGCTGGCCGGGAGCGGCATAGGCCCAGCGGACCTTGGCCATGCCGATGCACGCATCACGACCCAGCAGGAACTGCAGGTCTGTGCCAATGCCGTGGCACGTCGGGAGGATATTGGCCTGGAGTTGGGCCAGCGCATGCGCGTGTCTTCCTACGGCATGCTGGGGTACGCGCTGCTGTCCAGTGCCACTTTGGGTGACGCCCTGAGCCTGGCATTGGAGTATCCGGCACTGCTGGGAACAGTTTTTACCTTGCGTCTGGTCGACGACGGCCACAGTGTCTGGCTCAGCGCCAGCGATTATCGGGACAGCCCTGCGCTCAGCGCTTTCAACGCCGAATTCTGCATGGTGTCGTTGAAGGTCATCTGCGACGACTTGCTAGGCCTCGATCTGCCGCTGCTCGGGGCTCGCTTCGAGCACCTGCGCCCGGATTACCACGCGTGCTACAGGCGCATGTTCCAGTGCCCGACCACCTTCGCCTCCCATGACAATGCCTTTGCCTTCGAGCGGCACTGGCTAGACGCGCCACTTCCCCTGGCCGACCCGATCACCCACAAGGCCATGAAAGAGCGATGCCGACGCCTGAACCTCGAGTTCACCGGCCGGCAGGCATGGCTGGGGCGCGTCCGCCAACTGCTTGTCAATCAACTGGAAGCGGCGCCGGGCCTGGAGGGCCTGGCACGGCAGATGAACTGCTCGTCCCGTACGCTTCGCCGTCATTTGCAGGCGCTGGGCAGCAGCTATCAGCAATTGCTCGATGAGTTGAAGTTCGAACGGGCCAAGGAACTGCTCGCCGACGGGCACATGCCGATCCACCGCATTGCCGAAACGCTTGGGTACAGCGAGACGGCCAGTTTCCGTCATGCCTTTGTGCGCTGGAGTGGCGTGGCGCCGACTCGGTTTCGTGGCTGACCCTGCTGCTAAGCCCAGGGAAACTGCCGCGAAGATGAAGGTGGTCGACGTTGGCCATATCTATCCTCTTTTGGCCGATTCGGACGTTCTCGCTAAGCGGCCCCGTTCGTGACAATGGATGCACGCCAGTACCCACCGGAGAACAACAATGCTGACGATCTATTCCGATGATCACCGTCTGCACCATGGCCGCTGCGAGCTGATCGACGGCAAGCTCATGCCTTGCTTCGAAATGCCCTCGCGTGCCGATCACGTCCTGGCCCAGGTACGCAAACGCGAGCTGGGTGAGGTCAGAGGCCCTGACGATTTTGGCCGTGCGCCGTTGCTGCGCGTACACAGTGCCGACTACCTCGACTTCTTCGAAGGTGCCTGGGCGCGCTGGGCAGCCATGGGCCAGGAGGGCGATCTGCTTCCCTATACCTGGCCTGCTCGCACGTTGCGGGCGGTCAAGCCCACCGGGTTGCACGGTGAGCTGGGTTACTACAGTTTCGATGCAGGGGCGCCCATCACGGCAGGCACCTGGCAGGCCGCCTACAGCGCAGCCCAGGTCGCGCTCACGGCGCAAGCGGCCATCGAGCAGGGTGCCCACGCCGCGTTCGCATTGTGTCGTCCACCGGGGCACCACGCGGCAGGCGACGTCATGGGGGGCTACTGCTACCTGAACAATGCAGCCATCGCTGCCCAGGCCTTCCTCGACCAAGGGCGAGCAAAGGTGGCCATCCTCGACGTGGACTACCACCACGGCAATGGTACCCAGGACATTTTCTATAGCCGCGCCGATGTTTTCTTCGCCTCCATTCATGGTGATCCTCAGGATGAGTTCCCCTTCTTCCTGGGCTATGCCGACGAAACCGGAGCCGGTGCCGGCGAGGGCTGCAACGTGAATTATCCGCTACCGGCAGGCAGTGACTGGTCGACCTGGCGAGCAGCTCTGGAAGACGCTTGCGAACGCATCGCCGCGTATGAGCCGGAGGTAGTGGTGGTATCGCTGGGGGTGGACACATTCAAGGACGATCCGATCTCCCAGTTCAAGCTCGACAGTCCTGATTACCTGGAGATGGGCAAGCGCATCGCGCAGCTCGGCAAGCCCACCCTGTTCGTGATGGAAGGTGGCTATGCCGTGGAAGAAATCGGCATCAACGCCGTCAACGTGCTCGAAGGCTTCCAACGCGCACAACCCGGAGCTCGATAATGGCCACCCTCAAACAGCTACTCGCCCCTCTCGTTGCTGCAGTACTGTGCGCAGGTACCCTGCACGCCCAGGCCGAACAGCGCACGCTGCGCGTGTACAACTGGTTCGATTACATCACCCCGCAGACGCTGACTGACTTCCAAAAGGACAGCGGTGTGAAGCTGGTGTATGACATCTTCGATACCAATGAAGCGCTGGAAGCCAAGTTGCTGACCGGCAACTCTGGTTACGATGTGGTGGTGCCATCCAACGTGTTTCTGGCCAAGCAGATCGAGGCCGGCGTGTTCCAGTCGCTCGATCGCAGCAGGCTGCCGAACTGGCAACACCTGGACCCGGCCCTGATGAAGCTGATCGAGGCCAACGACCCAGGTAACAAGTTTGCCGTGCCGTACATGTACGGCACCATACTGATCGGCTTCAACCCGGCCAAGGTCAAGGCTGCGCTCGGCGACAATGCGCCGGTGGACAGCTGGGACCTGATCTTCAAGGAAGAGAACATTGCCAAGCTCAAGCAATGTGGCGTCGCCCTGCTCGACTCGCCGTCGGAGATTCTGCC is part of the Pseudomonas parafulva genome and harbors:
- a CDS encoding polyamine ABC transporter substrate-binding protein, with amino-acid sequence MATLKQLLAPLVAAVLCAGTLHAQAEQRTLRVYNWFDYITPQTLTDFQKDSGVKLVYDIFDTNEALEAKLLTGNSGYDVVVPSNVFLAKQIEAGVFQSLDRSRLPNWQHLDPALMKLIEANDPGNKFAVPYMYGTILIGFNPAKVKAALGDNAPVDSWDLIFKEENIAKLKQCGVALLDSPSEILPLALQHLGLPPNSDKPADYKKAEALMLKIRPYITYFHSSKYMADIANGDICVAVGYSGSFSQAANRAREANNGVVVDMRLPKEGAPIWFDMLAIPKNAANPEDAYKFINYLLRPEVIAPISDFVGYPNPNKDATDKVNPAIRNNPNLYPTAEAMTKLYTLKPLARDAERARTRAWTRIKSGT
- the purE gene encoding 5-(carboxyamino)imidazole ribonucleotide mutase; this encodes MSALVGVIMGSKSDWSTLSHTADMLERLGIPYEVKVVSAHRTPDLLFQYAEEADGRGIEVIIAGAGGAAHLPGMCAAKTHLPVLGVPVQSSMLSGVDSLLSIVQMPAGVPVATLAIGRAGAINAALLSASILGAKHPQYHAALKQFRTEQTDTVLDNPDPRQA
- a CDS encoding histone deacetylase family protein, which produces MLTIYSDDHRLHHGRCELIDGKLMPCFEMPSRADHVLAQVRKRELGEVRGPDDFGRAPLLRVHSADYLDFFEGAWARWAAMGQEGDLLPYTWPARTLRAVKPTGLHGELGYYSFDAGAPITAGTWQAAYSAAQVALTAQAAIEQGAHAAFALCRPPGHHAAGDVMGGYCYLNNAAIAAQAFLDQGRAKVAILDVDYHHGNGTQDIFYSRADVFFASIHGDPQDEFPFFLGYADETGAGAGEGCNVNYPLPAGSDWSTWRAALEDACERIAAYEPEVVVVSLGVDTFKDDPISQFKLDSPDYLEMGKRIAQLGKPTLFVMEGGYAVEEIGINAVNVLEGFQRAQPGAR
- a CDS encoding LysR substrate-binding domain-containing protein; the protein is MNLESKWLEDFSALASTRSFSQAAERRFVTQPAFSRRIRSLEAALGLTLVNRSRTPIELTEAGQLFLVTARTVVDQLSEILRHLHHLEGGQGEVIQVAAAHSLASGFFPRWVAQLRNDGLNIATRLVATNVGDAVHALREGGCDLMLAFYDPDAALQMDAEIFPSLHMGTTEMLPVCAVDAAGKPLFTLEGETSVPLLAYSAGAFLGRSVNLLLRQRNLRYTTVYETAMADSLKSMALEGMGVAWVPRLSMRGELERGELAICGGSQWHVPLEIRLYRCALVRKANVRLLWRKLESTSVQGEASF
- a CDS encoding AraC family transcriptional regulator, which produces MLHSHLTTLNAVSLILNVFQAQGCEASELLAGSGIGPADLGHADARITTQQELQVCANAVARREDIGLELGQRMRVSSYGMLGYALLSSATLGDALSLALEYPALLGTVFTLRLVDDGHSVWLSASDYRDSPALSAFNAEFCMVSLKVICDDLLGLDLPLLGARFEHLRPDYHACYRRMFQCPTTFASHDNAFAFERHWLDAPLPLADPITHKAMKERCRRLNLEFTGRQAWLGRVRQLLVNQLEAAPGLEGLARQMNCSSRTLRRHLQALGSSYQQLLDELKFERAKELLADGHMPIHRIAETLGYSETASFRHAFVRWSGVAPTRFRG
- the aspA gene encoding aspartate ammonia-lyase codes for the protein MSAAASFRVEKDLLGTLEVPADAYYGIQTLRAANNFHLSGVPLSHYPKLVVALAMVKQAAADANRELGHLSDAKHAAISAACARLIKGDYHEQFVVDMIQGGAGTSTNMNANEVIANVALEAMGHQKGEYQYLHPNNDVNMAQSTNDAYPTAIRLGLLLGHDALLASLDSLIQAFAAKGKEFDHVLKMGRTQLQDAVPMTLGQEFRAFATTMTEDLNRLRSLAPELLTEINLGGTAIGTGINADPGYQALAVQRLATISGQPLVPAADLIEATSDMGAFVLFSGMLKRTAVKLSKICNDLRLLSSGPRTGINEINLPARQPGSSIMPGKVNPVIPEAVNQVAFAIMGNDLALTVAAEGGQLQLNVMEPLIAYKIFDSIRLLQRAMDMLREHCIVGITANEQRCRELVEHSIGLVTALNPYIGYENATRIARVALETGRGVLELVREEKLLDDAMLDDILRPENMIAPRLVPLKA